The following are encoded together in the Brassica napus cultivar Da-Ae chromosome A9, Da-Ae, whole genome shotgun sequence genome:
- the LOC111202846 gene encoding zinc finger BED domain-containing protein RICESLEEPER 2 isoform X1 codes for MAAEKESEQQENLAAMKLPVLPIKPNSHSHSMSSPIHSSIAASVPFSWEEEPGKPKQHSSSSSSSSSSPLTSSPQTHKSLELPPRLHSLEKDGGKLNSPITVFDGPYSMTRSRRLDSPSFRMMVKGSGDCYGSFRSDMYGDLDDVDEETKQESMSSGGSLALVKKRRGLGFFGFSRRRALKRKTEFGRGSYVFPSSVERESESGKKEEEEGEDKRFGYGDGDGITCSQSSRFCEVNIANISRTGSLSTLPTPSSSSKSHFWTNVYAGLKQVVPWKNKKTTETPPKTQDRHSFFDKHSIFFDCLIDLRMENEEDVLNLNEDADYMSGDELMDENGDDDEAVAVEDTLMSTAETRRKRGGKRRHSRCWKHFAHYMCLTAHYIDGNWDLKSRIIDFCAFPPPHTGGAIAMKIVELLKDWGLEKRVFSVTVDNASSNDNMQSILRRQLRKDLVCNGEFFHIRCVAHILNLIVQDGLSVISGALEKIRESVKFVNVTESRERLFQSCVEAVAIKPRNGGVLPGLVMDVATRWNSTHLMLDRAIIYREAFRQLAEVEACYQFCPNELEWERAELIRDFLAPFAEMTNLISGSSYPTANLYFMQVWMIENWLRGNEFSGDEVICEMVASMKPKFDKYWEEYSDILAIAAVLDPRLKFACLEYCFTTLDASTSKTKVDHIRKKLKKLFDVYKKNTRKNVAGASRSNAAQTTLPGYDGFYAFISQNVGSSGKSALDKYLEEPILDMASFEKMDVLSYWKENANRFKELSAMACDVLSIPITTVASESSFSIGSRVLNKYRSSLLPSNVRALICARNWLRGFESLDSDEVDFKPLEEVGEAINETGQV; via the exons ATGGCAGCTGAAAAAGAATCAGAGCAACAAGAGAACTTGGCAGCAATGAAACTACCGGTGTTACCAATTAAACCAAACAGTCACAGCCACTCTATGTCATCACCCATTCACAGTTCCATAGCAGCTTCTGTCCCCTTTAGCTGGGAAGAAGAGCCTGGCAAGCCCAAGCAacactcttcttcatcttcatcatcctcTTCCTCACCATTAACTTCTTCTCCTCAAACCCACAAGTCCTTGGAGCTACCACCAAGGCTACACTCCCTTGAAAAGGATGGAGGCAAACTGAACTCGCCCATCACTGTCTTTGATGGACCTTACAGCATGACGAGATCAAGAAGGTTGGATTCACCTTCCTTTAGGATGATGGTTAAAGGTAGTGGTGACTGTTATGGGTCTTTCAGGAGTGACATGTATGGTGATTTAGATGATGTTGACGAGGAGACCAAGCAGGAGAGCATGAGTAGTGGTGGCTCTTTGGCTCTTGTGAAGAAGAGAAGGGGACTAGGGTTTTTTGGGTTTAGTAGGAGAAGGGCTTTGAAAAGAAAAACCGAGTTTGGTAGAGGTAGTTATGTGTTTCCATCTTCAGTGGAAAGAGAGAGTGAATCcggaaaaaaagaagaggaggaaggagaagaCAAAAGGTTTGGctatggtgatggtgatggtaTTACTTGCAGCCAAAGCAGCAGGTTTTGTGAAGTGAATATTGCAAACATTAGCAGAACAGGGAGCTTATCTACTCTGCCTacaccatcttcttcttcaaagtcTCACTTCTGG ACCAATGTGTATGCAGGACTAAAGCAAGTGGTTCCATGGAAGAACAAGAAGACTACAG AGACTCCACCTAAAACCCAAGACAGACAcagtttttttgataaacattcCATCTTCTTCGACTGCCTCATTGACCTCAG GATGGAAAATGAAGAGGATGTTCTGAACTTAAATGAAGATGCAGACTACATGAGTGGGGATGAGCTAATGGATGAaaatggagatgatgatgaagcagTAGCAGTGGAGGATACTCTCATGAGCACAGCTGAAACCCGCAGAAAAAGAGGAGGCAAACGCAGACACTCCAGATGCTGGAAGCACTTTGCTCACTACATGTGTCTCACAGCTCACTACATAGATGGAAATTGGGATCTGAAGTCAAGGATCATCGACTTCTGTGCGTTTCCTCCTCCTCATACTGGTGGTGCCATAGCCATGAAGATAGTGGAGTTGTTGAAAGACTGGGGGCTAGAGAAGAGAGTCTTCAGTGTCACCGTGGACAATGCTTCATCAAATGATAACATGCAGTCCATTCTTAGGAGGCAGCTTCGAAAAGATTTGGTGTGCAATGGAGAGTTCTTCCACATTAGGTGTGTCGCTCACATTCTGAACTTGATAGTACAGGATGGATTGAGTGTCATTAGTGGTGCTTTGGAGAAAATAAGGGAGAGTGTCAAGTTTGTCAATGTGACTGAATCTAGAGAGAGGCTGTTTCAGAGTTGTGTGGAAGCAGTGGCTATTAAACCTAGAAATGGTGGTGTGTTGCCAGGGTTGGTCATGGATGTTGCAACAAGATGGAATTCTACCCATCTTATGCTAGACAGAGCCATCATCTATAGAGAAGCCTTCCGCCAACTTGCTGAAGTTGAGGCATGTTATCAGTTCTGTCCAAATGAATTGGAGTGGGAGAGGGCAGAGTTGATTCGCGATTTCTTGGCTCCTTTCGCTGAGATGACCAATCTGATTTCTGGATCTTCTTATCCGACAGCTAACCTCTATTTTATGCAAGTGTGGATGATCGAGAACTGGCTGAGAGGAAATGAGTTCAGTGGGGATGAAGTAATTTGTGAGATGGTGGCTTCAATGAAGCCCAAATTTGATAAGTATTGGGAAGAGTATTCTGACATCTTAGCCATTGCTGCTGTGCTTGATCCAAGACTGAAGTTTGCATGTCTGGAGTATTGCTTCACAACTTTAGATGCATCGACAAGCAAGACGAAAGTGGATCATATTAGGAAGAAGTTGAAGAAGTTGTTTGATGTCTACAAGAAGAACACAAGGAAAAACGTGGCTGGAGCTTCTAGATCAAACGCTGCACAGACCACTTTACCTGGATATGAT GGGTTTTATGCTTTCATTTCGCAGAATGTTGGTAGCAGTGGAAAATCAGCTTTGGATAAGTATCTAGAGGAACCGATTCTCGACATGGCTTCCTTCGAGAAGATGGATGTTCTCTCCTATTGGAAAGAGAATGCCAACAGGTTTAAGGAGCTCTCAGCAATGGCGTGTGATGTTCTGAGCATTCCTATAACCACAGTGGCTTCAGAATCTTCATTCAGCATTGGAAGTCGAGTTCTGAACAAGTATAGAAGCTCTCTTCTCCCTTCCAACGTTAGAGCACTGATTTGTGCAAGGAACTGGCTAAGAGGATTTGAGTCTTTAGACA GTGATGAAGTGGATTTTAAACCCTTGGAGGAAGTTGGAGAAGCAATTAATGAAACAGGTCAAGTCTGA
- the LOC125577653 gene encoding dof zinc finger protein DOF4.1-like, whose protein sequence is MDHHHYTHHDHDQYQHHQMTITNNNSYNTIITTPPPRTTTTVDSTTMIMDAEKKMMTTMTSRPQEPRNCPRCNSSNTKFCYYNNYSLAQPRYLCKSCRRYWTEGGSLRNVPVGGGSRKNKKLPLLQPNSSSSSPAKNLPDLNPPFAFTSSSSTSTSSNPSKSTHQNNNDLSLSFSYPTMQERAQGHYGHFMDQAMSGGQNCLFSAPMGMIQFRQDYGHDHNKTDIGFSLDSNKVDSNNQNNFLVNGGGSKLMFPYGDRDEHHHDHERHDDGNKKRESGSSNELWSGIILGGDSGGPTW, encoded by the coding sequence ATGGACCATCATCACTATACTCATCATGATCATGATCAATACCAACATCATCAAATGACTATTACTAACAATAATTCCTACAACACCATCATCACCACACCACCaccaagaacaacaacaacagtggATTCAACAACAATGATAATGGATGCTGAAAAGAAGATGATGACGACGATGACCAGTAGGCCACAAGAACCAAGAAATTGTCCAAGATGCAACTCAAGCAACACCAAGTTCTGTTACTACAACAACTACAGCTTAGCACAGCCTAGGTACTTATGTAAGTCTTGTCGGAGATACTGGACTGAAGGTGGCTCTCTCCGTAACGTCCCCGTAGGCGGTGGTTCTAGAAAGAACAAGAAGCTTCCATTACTACAACCtaattcctcctcttcttctccggCCAAGAATCTCCCGGATCTCAACCCTCCTTTTGCCttcacatcatcatcatcaacatcaacaTCATCAAACCCTAGCAAGAGTACCCATCAAAATAATAATGACCTCAGCCTCTCCTTCTCCTATCCTACTATGCAAGAAAGAGCTCAAGGGCACTATGGTCACTTCATGGATCAAGCTATGTCAGGAGGGCAAAACTGTCTTTTCTCAGCTCCCATGGGAATGATTCAATTTCGTCAAGATTATGGTCATGACCACAACAAGACCGATATTGGGTTTTCATTAGATAGTAACAAGGTCGACTCCAATAATCAGAATAACTTCCTTGTTAATGGAGGAGGAAGTAAGTTGATGTTTCCATATGGAGATCGTGATGAACATCATCATGACCATGAGAGACACGATGATGGTaataagaagagagaaagtggtTCAAGCAATGAGCTATGGAGTGGAATCATCCTAGGTGGTGATAGTGGTGGACCAACATGGTGA
- the LOC106436312 gene encoding protein LEAD-SENSITIVE 1 produces MNLITNKVDRDELKPGDHIYTYRAVFAYSHHGVFVGGCKVVHFKPEQSLKASSSSSSTASSEVNDSSCPTYPDCGFKQPNSGVLLSCLDCFLKNGTLYRFTYGVSSSMFLTRLRGGTCTTAPSDPFQTVVHRAMHLLQNGFGNYDVFQNNCEDFALYCKTGLLILDKNGVGRSGQASSVLGAPLAALLSSPLTLLIPNPVGVATVTAGMYCMSRYATDIGVRTDVIKVPVEDLALNLGIKTLKKR; encoded by the exons ATGAATCTGATTACGAATAAGGTTGACAGAGACGAGCTTAAACCTGGTGATCACATCTACACTTACCGAGCCGTCTTCGCCTACTCTCACCACG GTGTGTTTGTTGGTGGTTGTAAGGTGGTTCATTTCAAACCTGAACAAAGCTtgaaagcttcttcttcttcttcttctacagcTTCTTCAGAGGTTAATGATTCTTCTTGCCCAACATACCCTGACTGTGGATTCAAACAACCAAACAGCGGAGTACTCCTCTCTTGCCTCGACTGTTTCCTCAAGAACGGCACTCTCTACCGTTTTACTTACGGTGTCAGCTCATCCATGTTCCTGACTAGACTCCGCGGCGGCACCTGCACTACAGCTCCATCTGACCCTTTTCAAACAGTCGTCCACAGAGCAATGCACCTTCTCCAGAACGGGTTCGGCAACTACGACGTCTTCCAAAACAACTGCGAAGACTTTGCTCTCTACTGCAAGACGGGACTGCTCATTCTTGATAAGAACGGTGTGGGAAGAAGCGGTCAGGCCAGCTCCGTTCTCGGCGCTCCTTTGGCTGCGCTCCTCTCTTCGCCTCTCACGTTGTTGATTCCTAATCCTGTTGGTGTGGCTACAGTCACTGCTGGGATGTATTGTATGAGCAGGTATGCTACTGATATTGGTGTTAGAACCGATGTGATCAAGGTTCCTGTTGAGGATTTGGCTCTCAACCTCGGTATTAAAACCCTCAAGAAACGGTGA
- the LOC111202846 gene encoding uncharacterized protein At4g00950 isoform X2 codes for MAAEKESEQQENLAAMKLPVLPIKPNSHSHSMSSPIHSSIAASVPFSWEEEPGKPKQHSSSSSSSSSSPLTSSPQTHKSLELPPRLHSLEKDGGKLNSPITVFDGPYSMTRSRRLDSPSFRMMVKGSGDCYGSFRSDMYGDLDDVDEETKQESMSSGGSLALVKKRRGLGFFGFSRRRALKRKTEFGRGSYVFPSSVERESESGKKEEEEGEDKRFGYGDGDGITCSQSSRFCEVNIANISRTGSLSTLPTPSSSSKSHFWTNVYAGLKQVVPWKNKKTTETPPKTQDRHSFFDKHSIFFDCLIDLRMENEEDVR; via the exons ATGGCAGCTGAAAAAGAATCAGAGCAACAAGAGAACTTGGCAGCAATGAAACTACCGGTGTTACCAATTAAACCAAACAGTCACAGCCACTCTATGTCATCACCCATTCACAGTTCCATAGCAGCTTCTGTCCCCTTTAGCTGGGAAGAAGAGCCTGGCAAGCCCAAGCAacactcttcttcatcttcatcatcctcTTCCTCACCATTAACTTCTTCTCCTCAAACCCACAAGTCCTTGGAGCTACCACCAAGGCTACACTCCCTTGAAAAGGATGGAGGCAAACTGAACTCGCCCATCACTGTCTTTGATGGACCTTACAGCATGACGAGATCAAGAAGGTTGGATTCACCTTCCTTTAGGATGATGGTTAAAGGTAGTGGTGACTGTTATGGGTCTTTCAGGAGTGACATGTATGGTGATTTAGATGATGTTGACGAGGAGACCAAGCAGGAGAGCATGAGTAGTGGTGGCTCTTTGGCTCTTGTGAAGAAGAGAAGGGGACTAGGGTTTTTTGGGTTTAGTAGGAGAAGGGCTTTGAAAAGAAAAACCGAGTTTGGTAGAGGTAGTTATGTGTTTCCATCTTCAGTGGAAAGAGAGAGTGAATCcggaaaaaaagaagaggaggaaggagaagaCAAAAGGTTTGGctatggtgatggtgatggtaTTACTTGCAGCCAAAGCAGCAGGTTTTGTGAAGTGAATATTGCAAACATTAGCAGAACAGGGAGCTTATCTACTCTGCCTacaccatcttcttcttcaaagtcTCACTTCTGG ACCAATGTGTATGCAGGACTAAAGCAAGTGGTTCCATGGAAGAACAAGAAGACTACAG AGACTCCACCTAAAACCCAAGACAGACAcagtttttttgataaacattcCATCTTCTTCGACTGCCTCATTGACCTCAG GATGGAAAATGAAGAGGATGT TCGTTAA
- the LOC111202846 gene encoding uncharacterized protein At4g00950 isoform X3, with protein sequence MAAEKESEQQENLAAMKLPVLPIKPNSHSHSMSSPIHSSIAASVPFSWEEEPGKPKQHSSSSSSSSSSPLTSSPQTHKSLELPPRLHSLEKDGGKLNSPITVFDGPYSMTRSRRLDSPSFRMMVKGSGDCYGSFRSDMYGDLDDVDEETKQESMSSGGSLALVKKRRGLGFFGFSRRRALKRKTEFGRGSYVFPSSVERESESGKKEEEEGEDKRFGYGDGDGITCSQSSRFCEVNIANISRTGSLSTLPTPSSSSKSHFWTNVYAGLKQVVPWKNKKTTETPPKTQDRHSFFDKHSIFFDCLIDLRGYGLGGR encoded by the exons ATGGCAGCTGAAAAAGAATCAGAGCAACAAGAGAACTTGGCAGCAATGAAACTACCGGTGTTACCAATTAAACCAAACAGTCACAGCCACTCTATGTCATCACCCATTCACAGTTCCATAGCAGCTTCTGTCCCCTTTAGCTGGGAAGAAGAGCCTGGCAAGCCCAAGCAacactcttcttcatcttcatcatcctcTTCCTCACCATTAACTTCTTCTCCTCAAACCCACAAGTCCTTGGAGCTACCACCAAGGCTACACTCCCTTGAAAAGGATGGAGGCAAACTGAACTCGCCCATCACTGTCTTTGATGGACCTTACAGCATGACGAGATCAAGAAGGTTGGATTCACCTTCCTTTAGGATGATGGTTAAAGGTAGTGGTGACTGTTATGGGTCTTTCAGGAGTGACATGTATGGTGATTTAGATGATGTTGACGAGGAGACCAAGCAGGAGAGCATGAGTAGTGGTGGCTCTTTGGCTCTTGTGAAGAAGAGAAGGGGACTAGGGTTTTTTGGGTTTAGTAGGAGAAGGGCTTTGAAAAGAAAAACCGAGTTTGGTAGAGGTAGTTATGTGTTTCCATCTTCAGTGGAAAGAGAGAGTGAATCcggaaaaaaagaagaggaggaaggagaagaCAAAAGGTTTGGctatggtgatggtgatggtaTTACTTGCAGCCAAAGCAGCAGGTTTTGTGAAGTGAATATTGCAAACATTAGCAGAACAGGGAGCTTATCTACTCTGCCTacaccatcttcttcttcaaagtcTCACTTCTGG ACCAATGTGTATGCAGGACTAAAGCAAGTGGTTCCATGGAAGAACAAGAAGACTACAG AGACTCCACCTAAAACCCAAGACAGACAcagtttttttgataaacattcCATCTTCTTCGACTGCCTCATTGACCTCAG GGGTTATGGACTTGGAGGAAGATGA
- the LOC125577649 gene encoding protein SET DOMAIN GROUP 41-like translates to METKTISAEDVGIGVDLSPPLSPLTFSLYDSFLSSHCSSCFSLLPPTPPHPLYCSAACSLVDDSPTVSPPDLSPILSTSDIRAALRLLNSISSSSAAASLPHRFGGLLTNHRRLMADSSFSVAIRRAASFISAVLRSDRGNTVLEEAAICAVLTNAVEVQDRAGVAIGIAVYGSRFSWINHSCSPNACYRFVISPPPHSTTTSSFQETLPRITNTDKEHFSSNYEGAVRYGPKVIVRSIKGIKSGEEITVSYIDLLQPTGLRQSDLWSKYRFICNCGRCAASPPAYVDSILEGVVALDHDELTTVGHHDGAATVGKMTSHINKAIDDFLSDDIDPATCCEKIEGVLHHGILDSSSLRLHPSHHAALHAYITLASAYRIRSIDSETDDFGRAFEMSRIGAAYSLFLAGVSHHLVSAELSFAISAANFWTRAGESLLELASKFLMESSGEYDDDDVKCSKCLMLVENHGEIKENFNQILKCAVTDSDSSQVAWSFLTRGCPYLQKFKSSVDFSFTGNHCKREESKSVDQRVSILLLSFHCLLYADLLTDLCYGRKSHSVS, encoded by the exons ATGGAGACAAAGACAATATCGGCGGAAGACGTTGGCATCGGCGTTGATCTATCTCCGCCGCTCTCTCCTCTCACCTTCTCTCTCTACGACTCCTTCCTCTCCTCTCACTGCTCATCCTGCTTCTCCCTCCTCCCCCCTACTCCGCCGCACCCTCTCTACTGCTCCGCCGCTTGCTCCCTCGTCGACGATTCCCCCACCGTCTCTCCTCCGGACCTATCCCCGATTCTCTCAACCTCCGACATTCGAGCAGCTCTCCGTCTCCTCAActccatctcctcctcctccgccgccgccTCTTTGCCGCACCGGTTCGGCGGCCTTCTCACCAACCACCGCCGCCTCATGGCTGACTCTTCCTTCTCCGTCGCCATCCGACGCGCCGCCAGTTTCATCTCCGCCGTTCTGAGGTCCGACCGGGGAAACACCGTGTTGGAGGAAGCGGCTATATGCGCCGTGCTAACGAACGCCGTGGAGGTGCAAGATAGAGCCGGAGTTGCTATAGGGATCGCAGTTTATGGCTCGCGATTCTCGTGGATCAACCACAGCTGCTCTCCAAACGCTTGTTACCGTTTCGTGatctctcctcctcctcacAGCACCACAACGTCGTCGTTTCAGGAAACTCTTCCTCGCATCACCAACACAGACAAG GAACATTTTAGCAGCAATTACGAAGGTGCAGTGAGATATGGACCAAAGGTAATTGTTAGAAGCATCAAGGGGATCAAGAGTGGTGAAGAGATTACTGTATCATACATCGACTTACTGCAACCAACG GGATTGAGACAGTCAGATTTGTGGTCCAAATATCGATTTATTTGTAACTGTGGAAGATGTGCAGCATCACCTCCCGCTTATGTGGACTCTATTCTAGAG GGAGTTGTTGCCTTGGATCATGATGAACTAACAACCGTTGGTCATCATGATGGAGCCGCCACGGTGGGAAAGATGACCAGTCACATCAATAAAGCCATAGATGATTTTCTATCAGACGACATTGATCCTGCGACATGTTGTGAGAAGATTGAGGGTGTTCTCCATCACGGCATTCTGGATTCTTCTTCACTGCGGTTACATCCAAGTCACCATGCCGCTCTGCATGCCTACATTACTCTGGCTTCTGCTTACAGAATCCGTTCGATTGATTCTGAAACTGATGACTTTGGGAGGGCTTTTGAGATGAGCAGGATAGGTGCAGCCTACTCTCTCTTCCTTGCAGGTGTCTCTCACCATCTCGTCTCGGCAGAACTTTCTTTTGCTATTTCTGCTGCAAATTTCTGGACAAGAGCTGGAGAGTCCTTGTTGGAGCTTGCCTCCAAGTTTCTGATGGAGTCTTCTGGagaatatgatgatgatgatgtcaaATGCAGCAAATGTCTTATGCTTGTTGAAAACCATGGagaaatcaaagaaaattttaacCAGATTCTCAAGTGTGCAGTCACTGACAGTGACAGCTCACAAGTCGCATGGAGTTTCCTCACTCGCGGTTGCCCTTACCTGCAAAAGTTTAAGAGTTCAGTTGATTTCAGCTTTACGGGGAACCATTGCAAGAGAGAAGAATCGAAGAGTGTAGACCAAAGGGTAAGCATTCTCCTACTCTCTTTTCATTGCTTACTTTATGCAGACCTTCTGACTGATTTATGTTACGGTCGGAAGTCACATTCGGTGTCTTAA
- the LOC125577652 gene encoding aluminum-activated malate transporter 10-like translates to MASKVEPGKLEWRISVDNETTNRLVPKSGPSERIFLWLKGLIMKTWRIGADDPAKVVHCLKVGLALSLVCIFYYMRPLYDGVGGNAMWAIMTVVVVFESNVGATFSKCVNRVVATILAGSLGIAVHWVATKSGEAEIFVIGSSVFLFAFTATYSRFVPSFKSRFDYGAMIFILTFSLVSVGGYRVDKLVDMAQQRVSTIAVGTTICIIITIFICPIWSGTQLHRLVQCNFVKLADSLDGCVAEYFKKRDVSTNENEDETNMKVQGFKCVLNSKGTEEAMANLARWEPAHGSFNFRHPWQQYVKIGAAMRRCAYCLENLSICMNYETEVPDQVKKHFRETCMKLTAASSKILRELADILKNTRRSSKMDFLVFDMNSAVQELQETLKTIPIQTNKPEEEEEVPSDEGEDRTIPMSLHEVLPVATLVSLLIENAARIQTTVEAVDVLANLADFKQDSKKKTGDNNTNQPPLSS, encoded by the exons ATGGCATCAAAAGTAGAACCAGGGAAGCTAGAGTGGAGGATAAGTGTTGACAATGAGACAACAAACAGACTAGTTCCTAAGTCAGGACCTAGTGAAAGGATCTTTCTTTGGCTAAAAGGGTTGATAATGAAGACTTGGAGGATTGGGGCAGATGATCCGGCCAAAGTGGTTCACTGTCTCAAAGTAGGACTTGCACTTTCATTAGTCTGTATCTTCTATTACATGAGACCTTTGTATGATGGAGTTGGAGGAAATGCTATGTGGGCTATCATGACCGTTGTTGTCGTCTTTGAGTCCAATGTTG GAGCAACATTCTCCAAATGTGTGAACAGAGTGGTGGCAACTATATTAGCTGGATCACTAGGCATTGCTGTTCATTGGGTTGCAACTAAATCAGGAGAAGCTGAGATTTTTGTGATTGGATCCTCTGTTTTTCTCTTTG CTTTCACAGCTACTTACTCGCGGTTTGTGCCGTCATTCAAATCCAGATTCGACTATGGAGCAATGATCTTTATCCTCACATTCAGCCTTGTCTCAGTAGGGGGTTACCGAGTAGATAAGCTGGTTGATATGGCTCAGCAAAGAGTGTCAACCATTGCAGTTGGAACAACTATATGCATTATCATTACTATCTTCATATGTCCCATATGGTCAGGAACTCAGCTGCACCGTCTTGTTCAATGTAATTTTGTCAAACTTGCCGATTCATTAGATG GCTGTGTGGCAGAGTACTTCAAGAAGAGAGACGTCTCGACGAATGAGAATGAAGATGAAACTAACATGAAGGTTCAAGGATTCAAATGTGTACTAAACTCTAAGGGAACAGAGGAAGCAATG GCGAATCTGGCCAGATGGGAACCTGCACATGGAAGCTTTAACTTCAGGCATCCATGGCAACAATATGTAAAGATAGGGGCTGCTATGCGCAGATGTGCTTATTGCCTGGAGAATCTTAGTATCTGCATGAACTATGAAACGGAG GTACCAGACCAAGTCAAGAAGCATTTCAGAGAAACTTGTATGAAACTCACCGCAGCTTCTTCAAAAATCTTGAGAGAATTAGCGGATATCTTGAAGAACACTAGAAGATCTTCAAAGATGGATTTTCTAGTGTTTGATATGAACTCAGCAGTACAAGAGCTTCAAGAGACCTTAAAAACTATCCCAATCCAAACCAACAaacctgaagaagaagaagaagtcccATCTGATGAAGGTGAAGACAGAACCATACCGATGAGCCTACATGAAGTACTTCCAGTTGCCACTTTGGTTTCCTTGTTAATCGAAAACGCAGCTAGGATTCAAACAACTGTGGAAGCAGTGGATGTACTCGCAAATCTTGCAGATTTCAAACAAGACTCAAAAAAGAAAACTGGAGACAACAACACTAACCAACCACCACTAAGTTCTTAA